A window of the Citrus sinensis cultivar Valencia sweet orange chromosome 9, DVS_A1.0, whole genome shotgun sequence genome harbors these coding sequences:
- the LOC127899812 gene encoding putative disease resistance protein RGA3 — translation MVESFLPLEKLTEKLGSRAFQELLALYCVKNDAEKLKETLTTVKSVVLDAEEKQVHSHQLRDWLEKLKDACDDAEGVLDEFEVEDLRRQVMKQRSIGRKLRNFFGSSNPVAFRFRMCQQIKKVRERFDEIANMMHKFDLTARLDDRSWRIVHEERESTHSFVSPSDIIGRDKDREKVIEALMQASSGESETVSVIPIVGIGGLGKTALAQLVFNDQRVEEHFELKIWICVSEDFGERQIMTKIIKSITGQNHGDLDIEQLQRILRVCLTGKRYLLVMDDVWNEDPKVWDKLKSLLSGGAKGSKILVTTRSNKVASIMGTRGGTTGYNLQGLPFEDCLSLFMKCAFKEERDKHPNLVKIGEEIVKKCGGIPLAVRTLGSLLYCSTDEHDWEYVRDNEIWKLEQKANDILPVLRFSYDQLPPRLKQCVAYCCIFPKDYQFSSVYLVQFWMAQGLLHPLNENDELDDIGMRSLKQLCSRSFFHDLVRGFEMFTFKMHDLIHDLAQLVAKGEFLIVNSDCQSIPKRVRHLSFVGANASRKDFSRFLSDLGRVRTIFFSINDEKRDR, via the exons ATGGTGGAATCATTTTTGCCGCTTGAAAAACTTACGGAAAAATTAGGATCCCGTGCTTTCCAAGAACTTTTAGCACTCTACTGTGTCAAAAATGACGCAGAAAAGCTAAAGGAGACCTTAACCACTGTCAAAAGTGTGGTTTTAGATGCTGAGGAAAAGCAAGTCCATAGCCACCAGTTAAGAGATTGGCTGGAAAAGCTTAAGGATGCTTGTGATGATGCAGAAGGTGTCTTGGATGAATTCGAGGTGGAAGATCTGCGAAGGCAAGTCATGAAGCAAAGAAGCATCGGAAGAAAGTTACGTAACTTTTTTGGAAGCTCAAATCCAGTAGCTTTTCGTTTTAGAATGTGTCAACAAATCAAGAAAGTCAGAGAGAGGTTTGATGAGATTGCAAACATGATGCATAAGTTTGATCTCACTGCACGACTTGATGATCGTAGTTGGCGAATTGTGCATGAAGAGAGGGAATCTACTCACTCGTTTGTGAGTCCATCAGATATTATTGGAAGAGATAAAGATAGAGAAAAAGTTATTGAAGCTCTAATGCAAGCAAGTTCTGGCGAAAGTGAAACTGTGTCTGTTATTCCTATTGTGGGAATTGGAGGTCTGGGCAAAACTGCTCTTGCACAGTTGGTGTTCAATGACCAAAGGGTAGAAGAGCATTTTGAGTTGAAAATCTGGATATGTGTTTCTGAAGATTTTGGTGAGAGACAAATTATGACAAAGATTATCAAGTCGATAACTGGTCAAAACCACGGTGACTTGGATATAGAGCAATTGCAACGAATCTTGCGAGTTTGTTTGACTGGTAAGAGATATTTACTTGTTATGGATGATGTATGGAACGAAGATCCCAAAGTATGGGATAAATTGAAAAGCTTATTGTCGGGGGGTGCAAAGGGAAGCAAAATTCTGGTAACCACACGTAGCAATAAGGTTGCTTCAATCATGGGCACGAGGGGAGGCACTACTGGCTACAACTTACAAGGTCTACCATTCGAGGATTGCTTGTCTTTGTTTATGAAATGTGCATTTAAAGAAGAGCGAGATAAACATCCAAACCTTGTAAAAATCGGGGAagaaattgtgaaaaaatGTGGAGGAATTCCGCTGGCAGTCAGAACACTAGGAAGTCTATTATATTGCTCAACGGATGAACACGATTGGGAATATGTGAGGGATAATGAGATATGGAAGTTAGAACAAAAGGCAAATGACATTTTACCTGTTCTGAGGTTCAGTTATGATCAACTACCGCCTCGCCTGAAACAATGTGTTGCTTATTGTTGTATCTTTCCAAAGGATTATCAATTTTCAAGTGTTTATTTGGTTCAATTTTGGATGGCTCAAGGACTTCTCCATCCacttaatgaaaatgatgaactAGATGACATTGGCATGCGGTCCTTGAAGCAACTATGTTCAAGATCTTTCTTCCACGATTTGGTACGAGGATTTGAGATGTTCACTTTCAAAATGCACGACCTCATCCATGATCTTGCACAGCTAGTGGCCAAAGGTGAATTCCTAATAGTGAACTCTGACTGTCAATCTATTCCCAAAAGAGTCCGCCATTTGTCATTTGTGGGTGCTAATGCATCaagaaaagatttttcaaGGTTTTTATCTGATTTAGGTCGTGTGagaaccattttcttttcaattaatgATGAGAAG AGAGATAGGTAA
- the LOC127899640 gene encoding putative disease resistance protein RGA1, whose translation MRYLDLSRNYKIKKLPNAICKLQSLQTLNLEECLELEELPKDIRYLVSLRVFEVTTKQKSLQDSGIGCLVSLRCLIISHCRNLEYLFDDIDQLRVLRSLLIAGCPRLISLPPAMKYLSSLETLMFVQCESLSLNLSMQLEGEGSHQARNTTRPHLRKLLIGEVTPLLELPQWLLQGSTGTLQHLFIANCPNFMALPESLRNLEALEGLVIGNCPKLSSLPEDMLHLKTLRIRGCPALSDRCKPLTGEDWHKITHVAHIKLDDEIIKSSDI comes from the coding sequence ATGAGATATCTTGACCtatcaagaaattataaaatcaagaAACTTCCAAATGCCATTTGCAAGCTGCAAAGTTTACAAACACTGAATCTTGAAGAATGTCTGGAGCTAGAAGAGTTGCCTAAAGATATAAGGTACCTTGTTAGTCTCAGAGTGTTTGAGGTAACCACAAAGCAGAAGTCTTTGCAGGACAGTGGAATAGGGTGCTTGGTTTCTCTTCGTTGTTTGATAATATCTCATTGCAGGAATTTGGAATATTTGTTCGACGATATAGATCAACTAAGGGTCCTTCGATCATTATTAATTGCTGGTTGTCCCCGTCTAATCTCATTGCCGCCTGCTATGAAATACCTCAGCTCATTGGAGACTCTAATGTTTGTTCAGTGTGAAAGCCTTAGTCTTAATTTGAGCATGCAATTGGAAGGGGAAGGAAGTCATCAAGCTCGCAATACCACAAGGCCTCACCTTCGGAAGCTTTTGATTGGGGAAGTAACACCGTTATTGGAATTGCCACAATGGCTTCTTCAAGGTTCTACTGGAACTTTACAACACCTATTTATTGCAAATTGTCCCAACTTCATGGCACTACCAGAGTCACTGAGAAATTTGGAAGCACTTGAGGGTCTTGTCATCGGGAATTGTCCAAAATTGTCATCGTTGCCGGAGGATATGCTTCACCTGAAAACATTGAGGATTAGAGGCTGTCCTGCACTGAGTGATAGATGCAAACCGCTAACAGGTGAAGATTGGCACAAGATTACCCATGTCGCTCACATTAAGCTTGATGACGAGATAATTAAATCAAGTGATATTTAG